A single Primulina eburnea isolate SZY01 chromosome 11, ASM2296580v1, whole genome shotgun sequence DNA region contains:
- the LOC140806316 gene encoding protein KINESIN LIGHT CHAIN-RELATED 2-like produces MPGYVMDGSNGENFGKDLEGYNVHHKEIFTGKSPRSPLSTHSLPLSTISRCDTDSIDLALNGAVDTSIDQLYRNICEIQSSDHSPSMRSFYSYGDESWIDSELRFFAGVDYAVVEEKEVVMKKVGGEKDSNDEVLEEDSGKSNLPPRPKRTNLEACRKSSSRSKTLHGRPPTGKQSAKGLKKLNSVFLKNETSPPFAGKKWPYGSENQREPGYLGPYLLKQARNLVASGDNNFQKALELARRAMKSFEFASNAKPNLDLVMCLHTVAALYCRLGRYTEAIPLLKRSIEIPVVDLGHDHAVAKFAGCMQLGDTYAILDKFENSILLYTAGLDVQRQVLGEKHPQFGETCRYIAEAHVQAMQFDEAEKLCLVALDIHKENKTSASAQEIADRRLMGLICDSKGDYEGSLEHYILARMAMVGNGQIAEAADIDCNIGDTYLSLDRYEEAVFTYQKALNMFKSSKGENHSLVAMVYIRLADLYNKIGNFTECESYCENALRIYDKPSSGSLPEEIASGLVDISAIYESMHEPNLALQLLQRAIKVYGDGPGQLSAIAGIEAQMGSLYYILGSYFESYRSLKSAITKFRETGEKKSAIFGVVLNQCGLACMQLSLINEACDLFEEAKIVLETICGSCHADTLGVYSNLAGIYDAMGRTSDAIHILDYVVEMREEKLGTTNSSVEDEKRRLSVLLKELGMVSGRRSKSVEALISQ; encoded by the exons ATGCCTGGATATGTGATGGATGGATCTAATGGCGAAAATTTTGGCAAAGATTTGGAGGGTTATAACGTGCATCATAAAGAAATCTTTACAGGGAAATCTCCAAGAAGTCCATTGAGTACTCACAGTCTGCCACTGAGCACGATCAGCAGATGTGACACTGACTCAATTGATCTGGCTTTGAATGGAGCAGTCGACACCTCAATCGATCAACTTTATCGGAACATCTGTGAAATCCAAAGCTCGGATCATTCACCGTCAATGCGTAGTTTTTATTCATATGGTGACGAATCATGGATTGATTCCGAGTTGAGGTTTTTTGCTGGGGTAGATTATGCTGTGGTGGAGGAAAAGGAGGTTGTGATGAAGAAAGTTGGTGGAGAAAAAGATTCTAATGATGAAGTTCTTGAAGAAGATTCAGGTAAGTCGAATTTGCCACCTCGGCCAAAACGAACTAACTTGGAAGCATGTAGGAAGAGTAGTTCGAGGAGCAAAACTCTTCATGGCAGACCTCCTACCGGGAAACAAAGCGCCAAGGGTTTGAAAAAGCTGAATTCAGTCTTCTTGAAAAATGAAACAAGCCCTCCTTTTGCAGGGAAGAAATGGCCGTATGGAAGTGAAAACCAACGTGAACCTGGATACCTTGGACCATATCTACTCAAACAGGCAAGAAACTTGGTAGCTTCAGGGGATAATAATTTTCAAAAGGCTTTGGAACTGGCTCGTCGGGCGATGAAATCATTTGAGTTTGCCTCTAACGCAAAGCCTAATTTAGACCTTGTCATGTGTCTACACACTGTAGCGGCATTATACTGCAGGCTTGGCCGGTACACTGAAGCAATTCCCTTACTTAAACGATCGATCGAAATTCCAGTGGTGGATTTAGGCCATGATCATGCAGTGGCCAAATTTGCTGGGTGTATGCAGTTAGGCGATACATACGCGATTCTTGACAAGTTTGAGAATTCTATACTGCTTTACACAGCAGGTCTGGATGTTCAGCGTCAGGTTCTCGGAGAAAAACATCCTCAATTCGGTGAAACATGCAGATACATAGCTGAAGCTCATGTTCAAGCCATGCAATTTGATGAAGCTGAGAAGCTTTGTTTGGTGGCACTTGATATccataaagaaaataaaacatCAGCTTCTGCACAAGAAATAGCGGATAGGAGATTAATGGGACTGATTTGCGATTCCAAAGGAGATTATGAAGGTTCCCTCGAGCATTATATTCTCGCAAGAATGGCCATGGTTGGTAATGGACAGATTGCAGAAGCGGCCGACATAGACTGCAATATTGGGGATACATATCTATCATTGGATCGGTATGAAGAGGCAGTTTTCACATATCAAAAGGCTCTCAATATGTTCAAGTCAAGTAAAGGAGAGAACCATTCGTTAGTTGCTATGGTATACATTCGTTTGGCAGATTTATACAACAAAATAGGGAACTTCACTGAATGTGAATCGTACTGTGAAAATGCTCTTCGGATTTACGACAAGCCATCGTCTGGATCTCTACCGGAAGAGATTGCTAGTGGTCTGGTGGACATTTCCGCTATCTACGAATCAATGCACGAACCAAACCTGGCACTGCAGTTGCTACAGAGAGCTATAAAAGTTTATGGTGATGGACCAGGGCAGCTGAGTGCAATAGCAGGAATTGAAGCACAGATGGGGTCTCTTTATTACATTTTGGGAAGCTATTTTGAGTCTTACAGATCTTTAAAGAGTGCCATTACGAAGTTTCGGGAAACGGGAGAGAAGAAATCTGCCATTTTTGGTGTTGTTCTGAATCAATGTGGGCTTGCCTGTATGCAACTTTCTTTGATAAATGAAGCCTGTGATTTGTTCGAAGAAGCCAAGATTGTTCTGGAGACGATCTGCGGATCATGCCATGCTGACACCCTAGGAGTCTACAGCAATCTTGCGGGCATATACGATGCAATGGGCAG GACCAGTGATGCAATCCACATCCTAGACTATGTTGTGGAGATGAGAGAGGAGAAGCTTGGAACTACAAATTCCAGCGTTGAAGACGAAAAACGTCGGCTAAGCGTGTTACTAAAAGAATTGGGAATGGTTTCAGGCAGAAGATCGAAATCTGTAGAAGCGTTGATCAGTCAATAA
- the LOC140806315 gene encoding CASP-like protein 4A3: MENQSRQPDCDSGSPPLSSLHEFTLPKSSPPLSRRNSGEHISLSLPRSSISSDRTTIDHGLSPERDKHQPPVVVVNRAVSEHPVAGVGSKTDPEGGDGGGVWRVRPSLSILRSAKRRKLVKRAALGFRSFGFLFCLVSFSVMAADRNQGWALDSFDLYKEFRYCISVNIIGCVYSGAQAIDLSFDLTTGKYAVQHRKQLRYYFDFVFDQVIAYLLISASSSATLRIDDWQLNWGKDKFPDMATASISMSFLAFLALASSSLISGYTLCTSKSI, from the exons ATGGAAAATCAAAGTAGACAACCCGATTGCGACTCAGGCTCCCCGCCACTGTCTTCCCTGCATGAGTTCACACTTCCCAAATCATCTCCGCCTCTCTCCCGCCGCAACAGTGGGGAGCACATATCGCTCTCGCTGCCGCGTTCGTCGATTTCATCTGATCGGACGACAATCGATCATGGGCTGTCTCCGGAAAGAGACAAACATCAGCCGCCGGTGGTGGTGGTGAATCGCGCTGTCTCGGAGCATCCGGTGGCCGGCGTGGGATCCAAAACTGATCCAGAGGGCGGTGATGGAGGTGGGGTTTGGAGGGTTAGACCGTCGTTGTCGATACTGAGAAGCGCGAAGAGGAGGAAGTTGGTGAAAAGGGCTGCTCTGGGATTCAGGAGTTTTGGGTTTTTGTTTTGCTTGGTTTCGTTTTCAGTGATGGCAGCTGATAGAAACCAGGGCTGGGCTCTTGATTCATTTGATCTCTACAAAGAGTTCAG ATATTGTATATCAGTGAATATTATAGGCTGTGTGTACTCTGGAGCTCAGGCAATTGATTTGTCTTTCGACTTGACTACCGGAAAGTATGCTGTGCAGCATAGAAAGCAACTCAGATATTACTTCGATTTCGTTTTTGATCAG GTGATTGCTTACCTTCTGATATCGGCATCTTCATCAGCCACGCTTCGGATTGATGACTGGCAATTGAATTGGGGAAAGGACAAGTTCCCAGACATGGCAACAGCGTCCATATCAATGTCTTTCCTTGCATTTCTTGCCCTTGCCTCGAGTTCTCTCATATCTGGTTATACCCTCTGCACATCCAAATCTATCTAG